The genomic stretch CCAGCAGTGAAGACAGCAGAGTTTCCTCCCTCTAGCATCTCTTCTAGTTCCTCATCAGTTGTTGCTTTACCAGCTAAAATCAACCAAAaatataaccaaaaaaaaccaaaacatttagAGAGGATTACTACCATTCATAATTAATCATTCATAACATCATGGTTGTGTGTTGCTAAATCTGATATGTAATGTCAGTTAGTATAAGACTGAgattaaatgaatgtatggaacaTGAACCAAACATGTACAGTACTAGGAAttagaaaatgtacaaagattgatttgttttgttggCTTATTGAAAACTACCGCTAACTACCGCTAACTACCGCTAACTACCGCTAACTACCGCTAACTACCGCTAACTACCTAAGTGTACTCAAACTCACTGATCTCCAGCTGCCGGGCAATGCGTCCTTTACTCTTGTCTCTGAAGTCAACTTGTGCCTCATTGTATTTCGTCATCACCTCTACAAACTTCTTGGCCAAGATGGCATGCTGGGAAAtagaaagaaaattaaaaaaaaaaaacatttctatcGATGGCACAAACATTCCACATCGTGAATTTATAGAGTCAAGCGTTTACGCTAATGACATTGTCTTTCTAACATAATCCAATAATGTCATTAGCACAGTCCATCCTTATTGCGTAGCACTGTGAATagatacaaattaaaaatatggtAAGATCTGAAAAGCCATTTTATGGTACGTTTATTGTTCTAGAGGAAGACAACAAACATTTTGACTCCCGCAGACAGATTATATGTCCTTGAAGTACATAAATTAGCACTGTCCCTTTTAGGAAAGTACTCCTAATCTCAGCTCATTATGTGGCAAAAACAAGTATTTTCCATTCAAACTTCCCCAccaccatgggcaagaccaaagacccGTCAAAGGACTGCACAAGACAGGAATGGAGTACAAGATCACCAACAAGAAATTCCACATTGGTGCCATAATTTATCAATTAAAGAAATACAAGATAACAGTCAGTCAGCCCAACTCTTCCACCCCAATGAAAGAGTTGGTAAATGATgccaagggagttgggagcacagtgaACAAAACACACATGACTTTCATGGAGCCCAACAACACCATCCTTTGTGTCAAGCGTGGAGGTGGAAATATTCCTCTTTGGGGATGTTTCTCTGACCAAAATCCCTAAATGAAATTTGTGCAACCCTGATGACCAACTACAAGAAACATCTAACCTCCGTGCTAAACCAACAAGGATTTCTCCACCAAGTACTAAGTCATGTCTTGGATTGGGATTGTATTGGGAAACGTACTATCAAAATATATCACTGATTAAATTGTTAAAAGgggtattttttagtttttaggaCGTGAAGTTGTACGACATCCCCATCAGCTGTGTAgcgcatcaacagtgactttcCCCAATTTCATCTCATGAGCCAAGTTCTGATCGGTTTTTGGTGTTGAAGAAAGTAGAGCTTATGTTGTACATCTTGCCATCACCTTTCACAGTGCTTACTTCTGGGATAATGACTACAACAGTTTTGAGATGCTAATGTGtgactcttttgaacgcatattgttttgagatgTATTTACTTTAGTGAGCAAAAACtgaccagaactcggctcatGGAACGGATTGTAGGGAAGAGCCACTGTTCATCCACTAcgctgctgatggggatgtccttcaacttcatgtcaaataaATCCAAATGATCCCTCGAAGCCATTTGTCGCGTCTCACCTGGGATTTTTTTATCCTGAGGTCAGCTGAGGCTCGCTCATCTGTCTTTGTCTCAAGCTGGTGTTCAATGTCTGATGGAAGATGGTTGCATATGTTAGTGACCCTGTTATACTAGAAACCATTTCAGGTACAGTAGTTGCGAATAAAATTCATGGGTTCATACCAAGCGTAACAGTCCATGTATTAAAATTGGGTTTTTCTATAAAGAACATTAACTAACTTACAATCtgtgtaaatatttaattttcttttagtgttttttttagcttgagaaaaatattaGACAGtacaatttcaataaaatactgacttttcagtttgtttcttgCATTGTTGGCTGACTTCTTAATGTCATTGGTGACAGCTTCAACTTCATCCTGTGTTTCTTAGAAGAAAGGGACATCGTAAACAGGCAGGAAGTGCAAAGTTGACAGGTCAGTAAATTCATGAACGAATAAACTGACCAGAAATTGTGACTTTGAGCATGTGTGTATACATTCAAGATTTGTCACGGGTAGAATTTGGGAACTACTGTAAATTCCGGTGTGTAAGCCGCACCCACTAGATTTTGAGGGACAAAAAGATTCGGACAGATAAAAGCCGCACGTGTCTAACATGGCATATTATGGCGTGAAcgagtctgtgaggaccaggcagtTATTTGTTTGacagaagccaatcatgagagaTGAAAAACCCACAACAAGCTTGTGAAGTCATTGGAAAAATAACAGTGTAACAGTtataaacactaaactcatcacgcagTAACTTAACGCCAAAAattatacctaataaatatacaactctataccaatatgagttttcaTTGGAAAAATAACAGTGTAACAGTTataaacactaaattcatcacgcgGTAACTTAACACCAAAAattatacctaataaatatacaactatgtaccaatatgagttttcaTTGGAAAAATAACAGTGTAACAGTtataaacactaaactcatcacgcagtaacttaacaccaaaaattatacctaataaatatacaactatgtaccaatatgagttttcaTTGGAAAAATAACAGTGTAACAGTTataaacactaaattcatcacgcgGTAACTTAACACCAAAAaatatacctaataaatatacaactatgtaccaatatgagttcaaaatggaaaaaacactgtttttctGATAATGCATTGTCTGTCTGAGCAAACATCTAATTGGAGGACAAGAAGCTTACAAAATTCATGGATggcgctgcaatgctgcctctatCCATCGGAGAagctcagagggaggctgatgtcattgcagtgcccTAGCCGTcaccaatgaatgtgttgcttagacgaaacacatttcattttacacttGGATTGATACATATTTGCACAGGtatacctttggagtgttaagttcttgcgtgatgagtttattattctttgtaagatgacatcgtgagtcagactgttatattgttatactgttatatataatgaccaCCCatgatttccaatgggttgacaagctcgttgtgaaAGCACTCGTAGATTGTGACTTGATTTGAGAGGCGATGagaaggagatgtcacaagattagaatttagccataaattagccacaccGCTGTATAATCCACAGGGTTCGACGTTGAAGACAATAGTAGCGGCTTATAAACCAGAAATGACGGTATTGTGTGTGAGCCAGAGGTAATTACTCTGGTCGGATGTGGTGGCGGACAAGATGCTGGAGTAGAGTTTTTTGATTTCTGTTATACTCTCATCAATCTTGTCAATACTGGAGCGGATATCCTCAATCTAAAACACAGACAAATACACTCAGTCgataaaagaaaatgtttttttttttttttaaatgacattgaACGAGGAAAACACGTCCAACCTGAGCAAAGAAATCATCCATAAAAGCTTCATTCTCCACAGGAACCTCAATATCATCCCCTCCAGCATCACTTGTCTGTTCAAATGACATATACAGATACATTAAAATTGAATTTAGACAGTACTTCaacatacattatttaaaattaaacacaTATACCAGTCATGCATATAAACTGGAACTTCACATAGATTTGTGAACTACAGTAaacttcggatatatcggactcggatatatcggaaatttgctcacaacagacagataaaaaagaaccgatttttctgtaatgcattcattcattcattcattttctaccgcttttcctcacgagggtcgcggggggtgctggagcctatcccagctatcttcgggcgtaaggcggggtacaccctagactggtcgccagccaatcacagggcacatatagacaaacaaccattcacactcacattcatacctatggacaatttggagttgccaattaacctagcatgtttttggaatgtgggaggaaaccggagtacccggagaaaacccatgcatgcacggggagaacatgcaaaccacacagagatgcccgagggtggaattgaaccctggtctcctagctgtgaggtctgtgcgctaacccctagaccaccgtgccgccctctgtaatgcatttccaataaaaattcattgcatatatcggattttttataacggatttcgcctatttcggacaaaatctccagtcccgttccaatgcatttccatgaaatttccctggcatatatcggatgaccgcatcgtggcgctccgattcgccgaatcgtgacaggccgctatacgacgtcatttgcagcgtttgcagcgttgcctgcgcgtccaggtacattggaaacatagtcaaggaagtgcctttttataacagataaaatcccatttacgcatataccgcatataaatccgatatatgcgtaaaacggacattttccggtatacgcatataacggatttcgcttatatcggacaaaaccagtgggaacaattgaatccgatatatccgaggttcaCTGTACTAAGAGACGGAATGATTAGTCTTAACACGGACCAGTAGTGGTCAAGAGAGtgagggggaattgaacccaggtcgaTAACAGTATGAATGGGCCAGTGTGAATTAGGGTTGTGGTAGATAAACCAACCCGAACGACCGGATGTCGGGTTTGACAAGTGAGAGCTACGGATGCGTTGTTTGCAGCCATAAATCCTTAGATTAatcagtaatatatatatataaaatcaattAAACGTTGCCATATTCAAAATACTTTTGagcatttactgtataaatattgtTTGAAGCTGATTTGTATACAGTCACATTATGTTGTATCAGAGACACCTCCAAATGAAACGTTTTGAATCCAAATGAGCAGAGGCCCCACGAAGGCTTGTAGCAAGCAGGTAATCCATAAAATCGAAGTACACGCTGCCTACCTCCTTGAGCTGGGCAAGTCTGTCCTTCATCTTGACAAATGTGGAGCTGTAATGAAAagtaacttgaaaaaaaaacacatgaaaagaagaaaaagtctTGTATCGTTGGAGCCTCCAAAAAAGAAACTGAAGAGGAAAGGAGGCTAACGGGGGTTCTTTATCTGGTCTTGCAAACAATGCAACAATATCTCAAATCTATCTTGTGGTCCAAAATGGTCACCAAATCAGACCACggtattaaaaagtatttaaaaacatatcAAATGCAAATAAACGTTTGTTGGGTTGCCAACTCTctaatgacacatttgtaggcaATCTAACCTGAGGTCTCCTAAGCCTCTATCCTTTAAGAACGGATTAGTGCAGTAGTTAGGATGATAAACCTCTCTCTCCCCCACCCTGTCCAGCCTATTGGCTTTACATTCAAGCGCTGCACTATTGGAAAGTTGGAATTATCCTACTTCATACATATTATAGTCAAATATGTGGGGAActtgtatacatacagtatcggAAATACTTTAAGTCAAGTAAACGAGAAAGAAACAAGACaggttttgaaatgttttatatgtatgcatgcatgacatttttttaattgccaaAAAAACAAGACCTATTCACCATCCATTATTTCTTCCACTCCGGGGTcggataataaataaaaataataaagtaataattcaAAGGAACACATCTCTCAATGGTGCAGAATGGATAAACCATAAAAACTCATTTCCtgattgtattaattattttaacgatttttttgcactgaaaaaaaaacacagacacaAATATGTGCGCGTAGTATACATTGGGATTTGTGGATGGTGTTTCTCCGTTTCGAAAAAAGTGACTAAGAAGTGAAGGAAGTGACGAAAACATTGCACATGCGCACAATGGGCGTGTTTCCGGTATGGATGGAGTAATGACATTCAAAGACACTCGATAAACGGAAGGAGTGCTTCACTTCCACGTCCACCTCCGTAGTAATCCCATGAGCAAGATTCGCCGCCATGATGGTCAGCAGACTCCAGAAACAACTGCTTCGTGATTAATTCATATAACAGACGGCCCAAAAGACCAGAGTTCTCATTTCCAAGACAAGTATGTGTGAAAGTGAAGtaaagaattatttttttatactgctGCCGGGGTTTTACTGACATCGACATATCGGTCATATTTCTGCATTTATATACACGTTCGTTCTGTTCAGTAAATATTCCATCGAAGTGTGCACACTGCGCATGACTTTTACACGTTAGCTTATAGCTAAGCAATACATCTACAACGTTGTGCGCCGAGCCACGCCCAGCTCGAGtgcttaccatcatggcggactttCGGCGCCATGGCGTacaacacttttacatgtatttgACGGAGTTATCTGTTCCATTGTGTAGTGTCTTTGATTAAAACAACCAAACAAACGTGAGATGTGGCTTGTTCGCTTCCTGGATGTGTAGGGAGGAAGaccttgtaaaaataaaatgagactTAAATTGGGATTTATATTCAGGAGTTTCCTTGTCATTCTGACGTTTTTTGTGTTAGTGCTGTTGTGGTCTTCTCTGACGAACAAACTCAACGACGAGAACCGGTTTGAGGCGCAGGTGAGTTCATCAATGAACATTCAATTCAAACTGATCGATGGCAACCTCTTACAAATGGTAATTTTACAGGTGTGTGtcacatgaaaatgttttacTGTAGGATCATTCCATGTGGCATTGATGGCTTTGTTTAGGTATTGCTCAATTGAGTGCAatactttggtttatttggtaTAAGTAATTGTTACGTTTCTGCTACTACGTCATGTAATAGATAAGAATATATCCACCAAGATACTAACAGACTCTCGTTCAGTTGCACTGCTGTTACCCAGTAGTGTGTATATGGTCAGGAACCATATCCGTGTATGACGTCGTACTATCCTgcggaatagaatagaatagaataccTCTGTTGTCATTGCACAGAGTACAACAAGATTAAAAATGTTTCAGTgcaaatacaatattaataataacaacaaacgTATAACACTAACTTGCTTAACAACACGCCGTTTGTTACTGCTATAGGGCATTGGTAAACAATGTCATATATGTAATATTGGCTGATAATAATAGGTGCATTTTGTATTGCTTTTTGAAACAGTACTTTATTCTATCCATATACTCACATACACAGtgtttgacatttatttttgtaaatattttgtacatatttgatCTTCATGTCATTCTTTTGTGTCAATTTCTTTTTGCGAACATTTTTAATCTGTACCCTAGATTGTGTAAAGTTCCCACTCAGGACTGAGCTGTAATTCATGGCGTATCCTGCAGAGGGCGGTAATGCTTGTTTAAAGCCGATATTCCTGCACGCTTGAATGATACGCAATCCTCTTATCTATGGATTGTATAGTGTTCCCTAATAAAGAACATCACGGGGAAACACATAGCTCCCGAAATAGTTGACTTAAATTTGGACAACATAATACAATGGGCGGCTCCTTTGATTTAAAAAGTCTTTTGTGTTGTGATCCTATTGCCATTTGTTGTTTTACGCTAATTCTGATTGGTGATAACAAGCTAATAGCTGGCTTGTTAGTattgctggcatgctaacatttaacatgttagctttttacttattttttcagATGAACTGAtacttagcatgctagcagtctTGTTAGCCGTTTATGGTTGTGTTCTGTGTAGTTGTTCCCCCTGACAATTGTCGTGTGTTCAATTTTCAATTACGCTAGGTGTAACAAGCTAATATTAGGTGTGTTAGCATTGCCAGGAGTTAGCATATTTTTAACTATTTACATATATGTGAACTTACAAGCACACTTAGCTGTCCTGCCAAGTtcacacatgctaacagttagcatgctacacgGCATGCAGCACTACAGTTCGGCGTCAACTTTCACTTCAGCAAGCATTTTTattgcagtacagtacagtatcttCTCAGGGGGCAATACTATAGACCAGggttgggcaaactacggcccgggggccacatgcggcccaccaaacgtttgaatccggcccgccaattgctttttagtatttcaacttttaccaTACGAGCTGGCAACAttactttcaagtcggatgtcttattcagtaaaaaaaaaaaaattgtagtttgatgtatctgatgtttaaagtgctcctgaaaaaaggagaaatgaaaacatatagctgatagtattaaattaaaattaaaattagacaaataaatcaaggcgtaaaattataagcgtaaaaattattaaaattattaaaattattaaaaattattaaaaaatattttaaaaaatattaaaaattatttaaaaattattaaaaaaatattttaaaaaatatttaaaaaaatatttaaaattattaaaattattaaaattattaaaattattagcgtaaaatcatgtgtgttaaatatatgttctggccccccgcacaattttgttaactcaatgcggcccatgagtcaaaaagtttgcccacccctgctatagacctTAAACTTGGCTGTAATCACTTGTACGTTACGATATGGTTTATTTGTCTTAGACATGCTCAACCAGTTCCGTTCACTtggttacatttgcacaattcaacatgtgtGAAAAGGCGGAGTTTATTTAATCAGTAAACGCCTTCTCCATATCTATTACTGATAATTCATTTACGACGTACCATTTACATGTTGGCACTTGGAATGTTTTGTTTGCTTACATTTTGTCCTTTACAGGATGATGGTTTGCTGAACAAAGGGGCCCAAGATAAGTTTAAGCCAGTTTTACCTTGGCCTCATGTGGAAGGTGTGGAAGTGGACCTCAACTCCATCAGACTGAAACATGGTGAGCTATATGAGAGCTACTGTATTTATGAGGAGTCAAAGAACAGCATCTTTTTGGTAGGATGAAATATTGCGTGACCACTCCTGTGTTTGGTTTTTATCTCCAGGAGAGGGCAATCACGACCCCAAACATCAGGTGAACCAGAATCAGGTGATCCAGCAGCAGTATGTAACATTCCGGCCCAACTCGCACAATTACAATGCCCCGATCCTCAAAAAAGGTGTTTTGGGAAACTTTGAACCCAAAGAATCTGAACCTCACGGGGTCCTTAATGGCCCAGGAGAGGGGGCCAAGTCCTTAGTCCTAGGTCCAGAATTCAAAGAAACCATCCAAGCATCCATCAAAGAGTTTGGCTTCAACATGGTTGCCAGTGACATGATATCACTAGACAGGACCATCAGCGATATACGCCACGAAGAGTGAGTACACTTttatattactactactagtctACAATGCATGTATTTTAGAACCCATATATTCCTTCATAATTGTAAAGATGTTAGTCTTAAGAACCAAAAATGGATTATAAACCAAAACTGTTTTTTCCCTCAGActtatgcatgtatatatgtctaAAACATCTATAGCTAGGATAAACCACattcaaaacatacaaaataaatgaaaaacacaactaaaactaaataaactacaataaatacggtctggtaatggtaatggtttaatttcatttgaacatgcatcagattacaattgaatgcatcccataatcagttcccagttccacatgtccaaaaggagtaggaagaagcaaagcttattaaatcctacccctccatctggtacttttacaatcactaactgttacatttgttcacttcctgctttccataatacagttgaaggtttttttttttttttaaatgcacctcgtaacgaagtactcggtgatatgagcatccaatgacataatgggtaccatagtaagtgttggcatttttggcttctttcttGGAAGTCCGGACTGCGACTGGGAAACTCGACGATATTCACAGAGTTGTTCTGAAGCCGTTTGACTCTGTAGGAATATCTACAGTTTGAAGTTAGAAATGCATTGCTGTTCATCTCTCAGACGACTAGAATTGAACACGAAGGGGCTGGTGATGAAGGGCCAGCAGAGGCTCGTCTTTCTGCGTACGCTGAGGAAACTGGGCTCACTCAGAACCACTTCACCAACCTCTAGTCTCTAGCTTCCCCAGGGCTGGGaaagctgtttttaatgtcattttatttggctttatttttcatttgctccttatacatacagtacatacagtatgctgcGGGGGAAAGGACTGCTCTAATGGAGAATTCTGTTGCATCACAtgagaaaatatcaaattaataAACCTTGTAAGCCACATTCTTGAAAGAAACTGAACAGCAACAGAAGAGAACACATACTCTCCTGTTTGCTCCTTCCTGATTTCATCAAACAAacgtaaatattagtcagtggcaacacaaacacaaaatccaGTTgttcaatgaaacatttgaatggagaaaaaaaaatcacaagtacATTGCCCTGTTTGGATAATGGCTGTCATTGTGGCcccttaaaaataaaacttttaatctaaaaactgcattttgtgttcagttgtgttggcattgacacatttttgaatttgtttgatgatctggaaTATTTAAGTATGACAAAagtatggcaaaaaaaaaataggaagaGGGCAAACACCTTCTCACACCACTATATATGTGTTTTAatacttgtttttttcatgaatttctGCATTCATGCGCAATTTTTTCAGAAACTGTATTCTCAagttaagataaaaaaaaaatgtatgctaaaGTATATGTTTGAAATTGTTACTTTTAATTGTATTGATATTAcacaaaacacccccccccccaaaaaaaagtccaatgATATTTGAAAACATGCATGTATGAATAAGCTAGTGATTGTCTGCTACTAACACAGGTGCAAGTACTGGCATTATGATGAAAGACTGCTGACCTCCAGCGTGGTGATCGTCTTCCATAATGAAGGCTGGTCCACCCTGATGAGAACCATCCACAGCGTCATCAAGAGGACTCCTCGGAGATACCTGGCTGAGATTGTCATGATAGATGACTTCAGCAGCAAAGGTGCGTTGGCTTTTCTCGGCATACAATATCATAACAATCATACAAATGAACTAGAATCAGATTTCAGATGGCACGTCGCATGTTTATTTAGTGAGAAAGATCACGTGCCCCCTGCACTCCATTTATGATTTATGTGTAACCGCCGCACAATGACTATTACGTTTCCTCTGTGTGAAGTCCATCTGAAGGAACgtttggaaatgtacatcaaGCAGTGGAACGGTCTTGTAAAGCTCTACAGAAATGAGAAGAGAGAAGGTCTTATCCAGGCACGAAGTATCGGAGCCAAGAAAGCCGATAAGGGACAGGTATTCTATATATTTCCCAGAGTACAGTTACATCCATTATTGGAATAACCCGGCACCTGGTTTCTTCCTGATTATATATTCAGAATAAATGGATACAtgaatatgtttgtgttttaggtGCTAATCTACCTGGATGCTCACTGTGAAGTTGGAGTCAACTGGTATGCTCCACTGGTTGCTCCTATTTCCGAGGACAGGTAAGAATGCTGATGAGCCTGAAGTTCATGGTTTACATAATTTCTGAACGAGATTGCTAGGTTAGAAATGTTGCTCATAGGTATTGATGTGTGCATCAGTACAGAAGATGTGACGTGTCCTTGAATGGGTCACAGTCAGTCTGTGGGTGAGCCATGCATCGATTACAGCAGAGATTCAGTGTTGGAGCATTTGATTTGATGACTTGATTTGATTAGAGAACCATTctaatagattttttaaatatgttattgAGATGTTACTGCGAGCAGTTTTTGTAGTGTCTAATTGTTTCCATAGTTGTAAACCAACAATCACATTCTGTTTAGAAATTTGGAGCAAAAACAAGCAATAAAACCACCTGAAATATTGAATGCATTCTGCTGAAAAAAGATGGCCGATATAATGTCATtctgtattattttaaaaatggcattcaaataaataaattcagacAGGCAACATCTTGAATCTGCACTCCCAAGTATGAAACCTGCCCACAGGCTTGTGTCTGTTTGTAggacagtatgtacagtaccaCTCATAGACTATATAGACGGTAATACGTATAGCATGGAGCCCCAACAAGGTGGAGATGAGGACGGCCTGGCTCGAGGAGCATGGGACTGGAGTCTGCTCTGGAAGAGAGTCCCGCTAAGCTCGAGAGAGAAGGCGGAAAGAAAACATACCACCGAGCCCTATAGGTACCCCCGTTTGCAGACGGCACGTTAACGTTCATTCTTGTCTGTTTGTGTCTCCATGTCCCATCCTTCTACCCTCTTTATTTTAACATCTGTGTATGCCTGCCACCTCCCTGCGTGCGTCTTGAATGCATGGCTGTTTCTCTACTCTCACTCCAACCGTGAAAGAACGGTGTGCACCGTTCCTCTGATCGACTCCATCCATGGTGAGAAGTTCACCATTGAGCCACAGGGTGGAGGAGATGAAGACGGCTTTGCTAGAGGAGCCTGGGATTGGAGCATGCTGTGGAAGAGAGTTCCTCTGAAcgacagagaaaaaaaacaaagaaaaagtcgTACTGAGCCATATAGGTACTGACATTTTAATACTTctccggaaaaaaaacaacaaatcattAAGGCAAATACTACTCAAAATTACTACTGTGGAAATACAATGAGCTAAAGCAAGTATGTTAGAGTTCGAATTGAGCTCAAACACAGCATGTATCCTTAAGCATGTATGCACGAGCATCTTCTTTTTCGCTCCATGGCTGGATACACTATTTTGTGCAatgaaaaggggaaaaaaaaaacactttttgaggAATTTTGCCCAACGGCAAGAACACacatctttcccttttctgtgtgttctcgATGACAGCTTTGTGCTGGCAGTTTTTCACTAAGAATGAATGTAATTAGGATTTTTTCGCCTTTTAAGGTGTTATGTTGTACAGACGGGATGTAATGTGTACCGTTAAATTATTGTGACTTTTGGTTTGAATCTGGCAACCTCATTAAGAATGGTTGTGAATTTTGTGCTATATACAATATTGCTTAGAGTAGTAGTTTATTATTAGTTACTCAGATCGCTGTAAGCACTTTGTGTGATAAGGTCCGTGAGGTGGGACAACTCAATGTTATTTTCCTAACAATTCCGCGGGCCG from Doryrhamphus excisus isolate RoL2022-K1 chromosome 1, RoL_Dexc_1.0, whole genome shotgun sequence encodes the following:
- the galnt7 gene encoding N-acetylgalactosaminyltransferase 7 isoform X2 is translated as MRLKLGFIFRSFLVILTFFVLVLLWSSLTNKLNDENRFEAQDDGLLNKGAQDKFKPVLPWPHVEGVEVDLNSIRLKHGEGNHDPKHQVNQNQVIQQQYVTFRPNSHNYNAPILKKGVLGNFEPKESEPHGVLNGPGEGAKSLVLGPEFKETIQASIKEFGFNMVASDMISLDRTISDIRHEECKYWHYDERLLTSSVVIVFHNEGWSTLMRTIHSVIKRTPRRYLAEIVMIDDFSSKVHLKERLEMYIKQWNGLVKLYRNEKREGLIQARSIGAKKADKGQVLIYLDAHCEVGVNWYAPLVAPISEDRTVCTVPLIDYIDGNTYSMEPQQGGDEDGLARGAWDWSLLWKRVPLSSREKAERKHTTEPYRSPAMAGGLFAIERDFFFELGLYDPGLQIWGGENFEISYKIWQCGGKLLFVPCSRVGHIYRLQGWQGNPPPAHVGSSPTLKNYVRVVEVWWDEYKDYFYASRPETLTLAYGDISPLKRFREEHRCKSFKWFMEEIAYDIPQHYPLPPKNVEWGEIRGLDTTYCIDSMGHTNGGNVETGPCHRMGGNQLFRINEANQLMQYDQCLTKGADNSAVIITHCDNKQYAEWKYYKDLHRFTHVATGKCLDRSDLLHKVFISDCDTSKTTQRWEMNNIVAV
- the galnt7 gene encoding N-acetylgalactosaminyltransferase 7 isoform X1, which gives rise to MRLKLGFIFRSFLVILTFFVLVLLWSSLTNKLNDENRFEAQDDGLLNKGAQDKFKPVLPWPHVEGVEVDLNSIRLKHGEGNHDPKHQVNQNQVIQQQYVTFRPNSHNYNAPILKKGVLGNFEPKESEPHGVLNGPGEGAKSLVLGPEFKETIQASIKEFGFNMVASDMISLDRTISDIRHEECKYWHYDERLLTSSVVIVFHNEGWSTLMRTIHSVIKRTPRRYLAEIVMIDDFSSKVHLKERLEMYIKQWNGLVKLYRNEKREGLIQARSIGAKKADKGQVLIYLDAHCEVGVNWYAPLVAPISEDRTVCTVPLIDSIHGEKFTIEPQGGGDEDGFARGAWDWSMLWKRVPLNDREKKQRKSRTEPYRSPAMAGGLFAIERDFFFELGLYDPGLQIWGGENFEISYKIWQCGGKLLFVPCSRVGHIYRLQGWQGNPPPAHVGSSPTLKNYVRVVEVWWDEYKDYFYASRPETLTLAYGDISPLKRFREEHRCKSFKWFMEEIAYDIPQHYPLPPKNVEWGEIRGLDTTYCIDSMGHTNGGNVETGPCHRMGGNQLFRINEANQLMQYDQCLTKGADNSAVIITHCDNKQYAEWKYYKDLHRFTHVATGKCLDRSDLLHKVFISDCDTSKTTQRWEMNNIVAV
- the stx3a gene encoding syntaxin-3, translated to MKDRLAQLKETSDAGGDDIEVPVENEAFMDDFFAQIEDIRSSIDKIDESITEIKKLYSSILSATTSDQKTQDEVEAVTNDIKKSANNARNKLKNIEHQLETKTDERASADLRIKKSQHAILAKKFVEVMTKYNEAQVDFRDKSKGRIARQLEITGKATTDEELEEMLEGGNSAVFTAGIMDSKINQQALNEIEARHKDIMRLESSIKELHDMFVDIAMLVENQGGMIDRIESNMDQSVGFVERAVADTKKAAKFQQEARRKQMMIFCCCMILALILGLFVYSFIK